From Cotesia glomerata isolate CgM1 linkage group LG2, MPM_Cglom_v2.3, whole genome shotgun sequence, a single genomic window includes:
- the LOC123259978 gene encoding GMP reductase 1-like has translation MPNIINDIKLDFKDVLLRPKRSTLKSRSEVDLFREMTFRNSKRTYKGIPVMASNMDTVGTFEMAKALAKHGIFTAMHKYYTAEEWKEFASKNQDCLKHMAVSSGTSDNDFDRLKNVIGAVPDIEFICLDVANGYSQHFVEYVRKVRAEFPSHTIIAGNVVTGEMVEELILSGADVIKVGIGPGSVCTTRMKTGVGYPQLSAVIECADAAHGLKGHIISDGGCTCPGDLAKAFGAGADFVMAGGMFAGHDECGGSVTERNGRKVKLFYGMSSNTAMDKHSGGIAEYRSSEGKTVEVPYRGAVETTVLDILGGLRSACTYVGASKIRELSRRATFIRCTQQLNNMYGPPPEF, from the exons ATGCCGAATATCATCAATGACATCAAGTTAGACTTCAAAGATGTGTTGTTAAGACCCAAGAGGAGCACTTTGAAGAGTAGATCAGAG GTGGACCTCTTTCGTGAAATGACGTTTCGTAATTCGAAACGTACATACAAGGGTATACCTGTGATGGCCTCGAATATGGATACTGTTGGTACATTTGAAATGGCTAAAGCTTTGGCTAAG catgGAATTTTCACAGCAATGCACAAATATTATACTGCTGAAGAATGGAAAGAATTTGCATCAAAAAATCAAGATTGTTTAAAGCATATGGCTGTGAGCTCAGGTACCAGCGATAATGACTTTGATCGATTAAAAAACGTTATTGGAGCTGTACCTGATATTGAATTTATCTGCTTGGACGTGGCTAATGGATACTCCCAACACTTTGTCGAGTATGTAAGAAAAGTCCGGGCTGAATTTCCGAGTCATACGATTATC GCAGGAAATGTCGTAACTGGAGAAATGGTTGAAGAATTAATACTCTCCGGCGCCGACGTAATTAAAGTTGGAATTGGTCCTGGCTCTGTCTGCACCACTAGGATGAAAACGGGAGTTGGATATCCACAATTGTCTGCTGTTATTGAATGTGCTGATGCTGCTCATGGGCTTAAGGGCCATATTATTTCc gacGGTGGTTGTACATGTCCAGGTGACTTGGCTAAAGCATTTGGAGCTGGTGCTGATTTTGTTATGGCTGGCGGTATGTTTGCGGGTCATGATGAATGCGGTGGTAGTGTTACGGAACGAAATGGTAGAAaagttaaacttttttatggGATGTCTTCCAATACTGCTATGGATAAACATTCCGGTGGTATAGCTGAGTACAg aTCATCGGAAGGCAAGACTGTCGAGGTGCCTTATCGAGGAGCTGTAGAGACAACCGTACTGGACATCCTCGGTGGACTGAGATCAGCATGTACATATGTCGGTGCTTCTAAAATACGTGAATTGTCTCGGCGTGCGACATTTATACGATGCACGCAACAACTTAATAATATGTACGGTCCACCTccagaattttaa
- the LOC123259977 gene encoding F-box/LRR-repeat protein fbxl-1-like, protein MENDILRQIWNTFKELSLEVPFNSNDAEPFFSDKTEDNVPIRKLFIGNLAERTSNKDLEKLFSAYGKIEACYVKRVDGRSHFGFITYADVESTVQARQAAHRMEIKLHSRILRVTAADSWHQPDSVEKQKKFPNKHTKSDPEAVVEAPTPEPDNSDSVINKLNDDCLREIFLYLPIADRIRVERVCKRWQALSHESWHAVKSLNLSKNSWGLSPKIRVQVVDTSTLRKVLIRCGKFLTHLDLSQVSHLLGSSTLTIVGKLCPNLQSVNITSIPLSQSGISSLMTHCQNITKFMMKTLRGPSERDLSLFFGVNKKLKYLSVGGDEYIIGKSFASLPQEVLEDLHLTRCTALVSSHFDVVINHLTNLKSLTLNMCVCLTDSTLEAVGNKTTITDLKFMGTHPLISANSLNNLKNLVNLERLCLKENLAVNDDFLINLSQNCKQLNYLDLMSCQAVTDRGISPLTTLNKLETLIVNFVPQVTDEAIANLQSLKVFSSWGCKGITDSGIINLINTAPNLISLDLSATSITSESLQVAVTVTRKRKSNFILKMIIGGTNAHSSDIQEISPLLQIVNLDLSVLENTTSKYEYLL, encoded by the exons ATGGAAAATGATATTTTACGGCAAATATGGAATACATTTAAAGAATTATCACTag AAGTACCGTTCAATAGCAATGATGctgaaccttttttttctgataaaaCTGAGGACAATGTAccaataagaaaattatttattggtaATTTGGCTGAACGc acatCGAATAAAGACTTGGAAAAACTATTTAGTGCCTACGGAAAAATAGAAGCTTGTTATGTAAAAAGAGTTGATGGTAGAAGTCATTTTGGCTTTATAACTTATGCCGATGTTGAAAGTACAGTGCA agcCCGGCAGGCAGCTCACAgaatggaaataaaattacactcCAGAATCCTGCGGGTGACTGCTGCCGATTCTTGGCACCAGCCTGACAGTGTTGAGAAGCAAAAAAAGTTTCCTAATAAACATACTAAAAGTGATCCTGAGGCTGTTGTTGAAGCTCCCACGCCTGAGCCAGATAACTCGGATTcggtgataaataaattaaatgatgaTTGTTTacgtgaaatatttttatacttgccTATTGCTGATCGGATACGCGTCGAaagag tgtgcAAACGTTGGCAAGCATTGAGCCACGAATCTTGGCACGCAGTTAAATCCTTAAacttgtcaaaaaattcatggGGACTGTCACCAAAAATCCGAGTGCAAGTAGTGGACACAAGCACGCTCCGCAAGGTGTTAATCCGCTGCGGAAAATTTCTCACCCACCTTGACTTGTCACAAGTCTCCCATTTATTGGGCTCGAGTACTCTGACAATAGTCGGGAAGCTCTGTCCAAATTTGCAATCGGTAAATATAACCAGCATACCACTGTCGCAGTCAGGAATAAGCTCGCTGATGACCCACTGCCAGAATATTACCAAATTTATGATGAAGACACTTCGCGGACCCAGCGAGCGCGACTTGTCGctattttttggagtaaacaaaaaattaaagtaccTGTCAGTCGGAGGCGACGAATATATAATCGGGAAATCATTTGCTTCACTGCCTCAGGAGGTTCTTGAAGATTTGCACCTGACCCGCTGCACAGCTCTCGTGTCCAGTCACTTTGACGTGGTGATTAATCACCTAACAAATTTGAAATCGCTGACGCTCAATATGTGCGTGTGTCTCACTGACTCGACACTGGAGGCTGTGGGTAACAAGACAACGATAACGGACCTAAAATTCATGGGCACGCACCCGCTGATCTCTGCTAACTCgctgaataatttaaaaaatttagttaatctaGAAAGATTGTGTCTGAAAGAAAACCTGGCGGTAAACgatgattttttgattaacTTGTCGCAGAATTGTAAACAACTTAATTACTTGGATTTAATGAGTTGTCAGGCGGTAACTGATCGAGGTATTAGTCCACTGACAACTCTCAATAAATTAGAAACTTTGATAGTTAATTTTGTCCCCCAAGTGACTGATGAAGCCATTGCGAATCTTCAGAGCCTCAAAGTTTTCAGTAGCTGGGGCTGCAAGGGTATTACCGACTCaggtattattaatttaattaacactgctcctaatttaatttctcttgATTTATCGGCGACTTCGATCACTAGCGAGTCTCTTCAAGTTGCTGTTACTGTTACGAGAAAACgcaaaagtaattttattcttaaaatgaTTATTGGGGGGACCAATGCTCATTCTTCGGatattcaagaaatttctCCGTTATTGCAAATAGTTAATCTTGATTTGTCAGTTTTAGAAAATACTACGAGTAAATATGagtatttattgtaa